GGCAGTTTCAGAgaatcgcatcgcatcgcatcgcatctctgcatcttccaTTCTCATTTCCATTTATCTTATGGCATTTTCTACTCGTCCAGCCTCACTTCGCCACCCTCTAGAAATACGAATATCCATTAGgcggcctcttttctttgtttgtttttaATAGTGCCATTTGGCTGCCTGGTCGCAGCGGACAGCAGCTGAAAACAGCCCGCCACTAGCGAGGCCGGTGAGGCTGAATCTAGGCACTTGTTTTCTGCCTCCCTCTTGGGAACTTCGTTCGCAATAAAAGAAATACGGGTTACGCAATATCTTTTCGTCGTCCGATAAATGGGGAACGACTTGAACTTTCTTATTTTACATTTTATTTGTTGGGCTTGTTGGACGATTATTTGTTCGCCCTTTTTAAGGCGGTTTGCCTCGGCCAATACTTTATAACGCCGTGGGGTATATACTTACTGCAGAACCGCCAAACCTCACATTGCGAGTGGGCTGTGGCTTGAAGAGCGCAAAGCCTATCAACAATTAGAATCAGAAGAGATAAAGGCTACGTGGTATCATCGATAGGAGCGACTTTTCTCTCGGCGACAGGCGCTGTATGAAGCGGGCATCCTCCTTCATCCGCCTCATGCCGTGAGCCAAGGGAGTCAGAACGAGAAGCGAAGATGGACAACAATCAGAAGCAGAGTCTGCGACAAAAAGTGGCGGAGCGATTCTCTGGAAGCACTCGATGCCTCTCAAACATCAGATCCACCACCTCTAGGGATAGAGAACTGGTCGAGATTGCGTTGAAGCCGCTATCATTTCAGAGGTCGCGCGGCAGCCATGGATTCATCCCACGACAGACAATGTTCTCGCGCTTCTTGCAGCTTCCGCCGGAGCTGCAGTTTAAAATCTTGGGATACCTCGACTTTGGCGAGATTCAGCAGCTGCGCCAGACGTGCCGTCTATTTCGGAAGAACATCAACAGGGAGGTGACGAGGTACCTGTTTCCTCGTCTCAATGAATGGATGCTGAGGACATGCTACATTTGCCTGAGATATAGGGAGTCAAATGAAATCGTGATGGGGAGCGCGTTGCATTTGGAATACCCGTTCACCAGTAAGTGCTTCGACTGCATAGCGAGACGGTCGTACTTCATGGTCGGAAAACCGTACACTCTGGCGAATTCGGAGGCCATCTATGTGTGTCGCTGGTGCGGCATTCCTGTGACGGTGGAGACGGGATGGAACCAGCCAGAGTATCATGTCCCTTGCTATGAAAAGTTTAAGAGGGTTATAGTCCTTCATTATACTATTGGGATGGCGCAGTGGATGGTAGTGCTTGCCGGTTCGGCGCTGTGTTGGCATTATTTCAAAAACCAGCTGATGGTGATCATCCCTGTCGTGGTGAGTGTGAGCccctgtttctttttgcttgctAATATTGCGGCCCTATGTAGCAAGTGTGGCGAGCTAACAAGATGTGTTAACAGTTTGCCTTCATCATGGGCTTCTGGGCGACTTTATTGAACTCTATCAGGGGCCATGCCATGAGAACGTACCACTGGTCAATGCTTGTGGAGCTGCTTATTCTGGCTGTCTGGATACCACCAATGTATGAAGTTGTCAACAAGGCGATCGTCAATAGATCGACCAGCGATCTTCATGTGTCTCGGTCGGCGACATACTGGACTTTGGTCCTTATCGCGCTGAACATGTAAGTAGATACCTCCTGAACCAACGTTGCCGTGCTTCTTAGGGCGTTATACACTCATATTCAGTCAACTGACTTGTCGCTTTAGGATGTTTCGACTTTTGAACGCGATTGGAATGCTGATATTGTTCTGCGAGTGGAAGATGTGGCTCCGGTCGAGACCTGGAATAAGTTGGTTGAGGCGCATGGCCGgagaggtgatgatgatgctagTGATATGTGCCGATCCCCAGAGCCTACAGCAAGAGTACCCGGGGAGATGGTGGTTTAAGCGGCGGCCCCATTTCATGGTATAGGTAATGACTGGTCTCTCTTGTGGAATTCTTGGGGTACAGGGTGATCGATGGGAATGAGAATTTGGCGTTTTGGCGACTTGGTGTGCAGCAGGAGTTTTACGGCATATACAGAGTGTGGGACAAAAGAAAGCGATGCAGATCTGGGCGAAACTTCATGCACGAACGGGCAATAGAGCAACCGATTGAAACGGACATACGGGAATAAGAGAAAGCAGAGTCCTAGAAAGATGCAGCCACAGAGCCAAGCCAATGcacaaagacaagagaagagctAGTCACGGCTTTTCTTGAGTGCGATTGGCCGAGTCGTTTAAGTCGGCTTTTGGTCTATTGGCGAATAGAGCAGAATCCGCGGATTCAAGGACGAATTGGACGGACGACGGAGGATGTGGGCgtttttcgttttttctGGCTTGCATGGCCCATCGTACGAGCGGCGCCTTAGCTTGGATCGGATCCAAGTCGAGGGAGGCCGGATGCCTGTCACTGTGGGGTAGAGCAGAGGCAAGGGATGGAGAAGTTGTCCAGACTTTGTTGGTAGAATTACGTTATGAAGAGAGACGGTGTTTCAATGATTACTCTGGAATACTTATTTGTTGTTTAGAAGCAATTGCAAGAGTAATTGTAGAGCATAACTGAATAAAGACTTCAAGTACAACTTCCAGCGTCCAAGCATGCGCAAGTCCAATTAAGAACAAGGGCCGCGCCAGTTAAGCTCTCGGGCGAACGGAAAACAGTGGGTAAGTGGATTTTGCGGAGAAGGCAAAGGGGGACAAGTGGAGAGATTCAACCAAAGAGGGCAAGCCGGGAAATCTGGGgtaaaacaaagaaagaagtAGAGGAgtaaagaggaggaagattgCTGGGTTGGGGAAAATGACAAAGTATGACGAGAGGAGCGACTTGTGATTTGCGTGTGGAGGAGCGGGAATGGACATGTCCGCAAGTGCGAGATTGATTGACCGGGTTTGAAGTTTTAGACAAGCTAGATTTTGTGGGGGCTACGGGAGATGACCTGATAGTCTGGGGGGGGCTTGTTTTACGTACGGGGAAGAGGAGTCATTGTATTGGGGACTAATAGATCTGGGGTAAGGAAGATGCGTTGTTGATATCGGTCAGCCGGGAGAGAGAGCCCTGGTTCTGACTATTTTGGGGGCTGGCTGTTGTCTTGGGGGCTGGTTGGTTGGGTAATCGGAACCTAGGAAGTTTTGGGGGCTTACTTTGCAGCTGGGAAAGGATTCGAAGCTACGAGGATGTTGCTTGCTTCCGGTCTCGTAAGTTTTTGTGCATGAGTGCGTGGCgtattctctcttttgatGCTGGTTCCGGGACAAAGGAGGCGAGGATCGGAGAGTATTTGTTTTTTGATAAGGGGGCTTACCGTACATATATCTTGGGGAAGTCTGGCGGAGTAGACAGTGGTTTAAAACCAAGGTCGTtgactcttcttttttctttcaggTTACAATTGAAAGGTTTCTTacttcctctctcttctctttccaatAGACCTTATTATACCGAGAAAAACAGACACATTATCGACAATGGCAGAGGAAAAGGGTCATGGCGTCGACTCCGACTCGGAGCGGGCCGAGGCGTTGAATAGGTTTCGTTCCGCGGCGAGCATCAGCATGACACCCGAATTATTCGAGAAACTGTACCTGGCGCCGCAAAGTAAGGTTAAGGGCCATCTCAGAGATACGTTTGGAAACCCAACACCAATGTAAGATGCTTGATACCCTTTTGTCTCTTGCTATTTCTGTTGTGGATGATGCaatttgatgaagctgacTTATTGTGTCAATTGAATAGTGCTCTTGTGGGTTTCCTTATGGCTCTTACACCATTATCATGCGCCCTCATGGGCTGGCGAGGAGCAAGCGGTGGCGGCGCAGCAACAATGTACGTGATCACAACACCCTATCCTCCCTTTATCCTAACCATTACAAGAAGACGTTCGCTGACTTGtgccgtctccatcttctagCCCGGTATACTTCTTCCAAGCCGGAATCCTCATGACGGTTGGCGGCCTCCTCGAATGGATTCTCGGCAACAGCTTCCCCGCTGTCGTCTTCACCTCGTTTGGCACGTTTTGGTTATCTTACGGAGGTGTTTTGAACCCGTCGTTTGCTGCGTTTTCTTCGTACGCAAAGGCAGGCGAAGATGGTGCCGAGGGACTTCAGACAACTGGCTTCAATGCCAGCTTGGGTAAGCCATCACATCtatatacacatatacaTCATGACTTGTTATGCTAATCATGGCTGTATAGGCTTTTGGTTCCTCTTCATGGGGCTGCTTAGTCTTGTCTTTCTTATCTGTTCACTGCGTACCAATGtcgccttcttcatcatcttcttgacgcTCGTTATTGCTTTTGGGCTATTGACTGGAGCCTATTGGGCAATGGCAGAGGATTTCGTGGGCAACGCTCATTATGCCAACAAGTTGCTTGTGGTAAGTACAGCCATGTGATAAAGACAACTTTTCTATATACCAGAGCCGTGTAAACTAACCTTCTTCCTAGGGAGCTGGCGCCTCAGCTTTTGTAACGTGTCTAGCGGGATGGTACATTCTGCTAGCCATTTCACTTGCGATAGTCGACTTTCCGATTCAGATTCCGGTGGGTGACTTGAGCAATGTGGTCAAGGGCAAATCCATTAGGGAGCACTGAGCTGCATTTAGTCGAATTCATACTTAAAAGTCTTTAACCTTGTTACTCTGTCGATCTTATGAATCAGATTATTGATGTTTGTTTGAATATGAAATTTTTTCCATCTTATCAAGCAATAGTATGTTTGACTGAAAGAATGTGCCAATATTGTAAATAGATTCCTTCATCTTATTGTGAAAGTGATACAATGGAAGCATCGCCGGGACCAAGATATCGTTTAGTAATATTACTTGCAGTGTTCATCTCGCTCACATCATTGTGTACTGAATTTCTAGCAATGGATAAGATTAATATATGATTACAGCAAGCTGACATTGATAATACGGTTTGCTATATCTTCCACTTCATCACCAGTATCAGTGACACCCAACATCAGTAAGTTCGACTGCCGCCAAACTCATAAGCTCTGAACCCCTAAGAAACATGTATGTGATTTTCGCATACTCATCAGGCAGAGTATCATAGTAGATGATACGATTCCATGTTAGTCTACCATTTTGTTGGTATTGGTCTTCTCTTTGACCATGCATAAATTATACACGGCATGTATAATCTCCCCGACTAAATACTGCATGAGCAACTTCTCAGCCAATCAAGATGTGTTCTTTCATTTACTGTTTTTATTACTAGTGTTCTTAGTCTTATTCGCTTATGCCATTCAGCTTTCACCGTGTTCCCTGGGAAACGAATCCCTTGTCGTGGCTGCAATACGGTTCCACCCTCGGCTTTCTTCATTCAATCTCCTAATCCTTTGAAGATGCTCAATGGACAAGTCACGACTAGGCTCTGGAGAATACTTTGAAATTCACAATAAAGAGCAGCTGACGTTCACACATGAAATTACTCTATAATATTACATTCATATGCTAGCATACAACCTGCCTTGATCCATCCCTCTTCACCTCCATATCCTCTCACCGCTCCCTTGTTCATGATAGTGCCTACGCACAGACATGAGAAGATCACTCGGAAGTGAATGCTATTCCGCCCCCCTCCCACATACCGCGGAATGATTGGGACAGCATTGGCTCTTTTCTTGTGCTGCAGCTAATCCAAACTACGCTCACCTTGTTGTTTCCTTTCCCCTTTAAGCAGGCTGAATCGAACTCCTCGCATCACATCTGACAGCCACCCCCTCAGTTCGGTCACTATCAAGCGAACTAATCCGATCCTCTCACCCTAAAAGAAAACGAATCAAATCATCCATCGTCGTAATTAAACTAGACCCCAACGCTCGCCTTGTCTTGGCTGCCTATATCCCCAGACTAAGCCGAACCTATTCCTGCAGTCGCGTATGTAATAGAAAACCCAAGGACGCAATTCCACGTCCCGACACCGCTCTATTAGACGAAAGCAAAAACTAccccaaaaaagaaaagagaatatTAGTTTTCTCCAAGCGCGTTAAACACAACAGTAAAACAGCGGATGCTGAttggccgcagcagcacccgTCTTAACAGAGCCTGCATAATGCAATCAGTATTATTCCTGGCTTAGTGCCCATGTAATTTTTGTAACAGGGACAATGCTAGCAAACAATCTTGGCCTCCCCAATCATTGCTTCAGAGCTACCGGTATATTGACGCCATCAGCCGCACAAGCACTAGCAAAATCAGACGTGTCATTCTCGGACTGGATTCCGAAGACCGGCACAAGCAATCACAAGGCACAATGGCATGCCCTGCTAATTAGACGAGAGCTGAGAAGGAAATGAACATGACTaatgaaagagagaaaaaagaaaagtgtATGACATATTTTCAGCGTTACAGGGTATAACTGAGCTATCGACCAtggttttccttcttttctcctttttaTTGGAAATTATCATATGCCGCTCGGCGGAATAGACACGGAACAGATCAAACAAGCATATGCCTGCGTCAAAACTGTTCCAATGATAGCTCTTCTCATACATTTCACCACTCAGAAACCCGCACCATTTTCGTTCCAACGCCACCCCAATTCTAACCCACAACCTATcaaaattaaagaaaaaacaccGAAtcaaaaaataaagaaaaaagaaaacggcGATTATTCCTCTTCCAAAACCCCCCCTCATCGGCCGCAAACCCATTCCATACCGCCACATCTCGGAGAAAACGCTGTTTCAGCCGCAGTACTCACTCCTATTAACTCCGCCCCCCCATCTCCCGAATCGCCCCCTCCCCA
The sequence above is drawn from the Trichoderma breve strain T069 chromosome 5, whole genome shotgun sequence genome and encodes:
- a CDS encoding f-box domain-containing protein — its product is MDNNQKQSLRQKVAERFSGSTRCLSNIRSTTSRDRELVEIALKPLSFQRSRGSHGFIPRQTMFSRFLQLPPELQFKILGYLDFGEIQQLRQTCRLFRKNINREVTRYLFPRLNEWMLRTCYICLRYRESNEIVMGSALHLEYPFTSKCFDCIARRSYFMVGKPYTLANSEAIYVCRWCGIPVTVETGWNQPEYHVPCYEKFKRVIVLHYTIGMAQWMVVLAGSALCWHYFKNQLMVIIPVVFAFIMGFWATLLNSIRGHAMRTYHWSMLVELLILAVWIPPMYEVVNKAIVNRSTSDLHVSRSATYWTLVLIALNMMFRLLNAIGMLILFCEWKMWLRSRPGISWLRRMAGEVMMMLVICADPQSLQQEYPGRWWFKRRPHFMV
- a CDS encoding GPR1/FUN34/yaaH family domain-containing protein, with product MAEEKGHGVDSDSERAEALNRFRSAASISMTPELFEKLYLAPQSKVKGHLRDTFGNPTPIALVGFLMALTPLSCALMGWRGASGGGAATIPVYFFQAGILMTVGGLLEWILGNSFPAVVFTSFGTFWLSYGGVLNPSFAAFSSYAKAGEDGAEGLQTTGFNASLGFWFLFMGLLSLVFLICSLRTNVAFFIIFLTLVIAFGLLTGAYWAMAEDFVGNAHYANKLLVGAGASAFVTCLAGWYILLAISLAIVDFPIQIPVGDLSNVVKGKSIREH